The genomic interval TAAAGGCTGTTCGATTTATGGAGATCCTGAAAAATTGGATGATATTGACTTTACAGAAAATGGCTCCGAGGGAATGATTACCTATCGATTCAATATACAAGTATTGAATGACCATGATTTGAATTTTCAAGCGCCTTCGATTAGTTATTTTGATCCCGAAAAGGAAAAATACATCACTATTAGAGGAAATCCCTTTAAAGTTGAGGTTGTCCCAGATAAAACATTCAATGCTGTTATTGTTACAAACCCAACTGATGGAACACATACTGATGTGACGGATTTGAAAAATGGTACCGTAAGAACAAAAGTGACGAAATCTGAATCAAGTTCAATCAATACAAGATTGATACTTGGAATCGTTGCGCCAACAAGTTTATTAGGAGCCTTATTTGTTTTTCTGATGATTCGAAAACGCAAGAAAAAAGATTTAGCAGTTATAGAGGCGAATGATTCCATTGAATTACCAAAAGGACCTGTTTTCTTGGCTGAATCAAAAGAACCTGTTGTTGCAGAAGCAATAGATTATTGGACAGAGGCAGAAAAGCATATAGAGGATCCAAGTGTGTTTGCAATTCTTTTACCAAAAGCAATCATTCAACGTATTGAGAAATGTGAAAAATGCAATTTTCAATCCCGTGAAAAAGCATTTGATCGTTTGCTGGATACTCACCCAGAAATTGCTAAAAGTTTAAGAGAGATTATCGATCTTTGTGATCAGTATCGATACGGATTCGGTGGTGGACACTTGGAAACGAAGGAAATATTCGCTCATACAGAAAAATTATTCAGTCAATTACCATCATAAAGGCTGTTTTTAGTAGAATTTTGTTCTAAAAAATGGTGACTTTTGATTTTTTTACTACTTTTATCCCACAAAACACAAATTAGTACATCATGAGCGTTTTCGGAATAGTATTGTTTCTTTTAATTGGAGGTATGGCATTTTGGATGTTATTATTCTTAATGGGATTTGTTCTTCCTTTTTGGATTTCTTTGGGAATCAGTCAACAAATGCGCCCAAAACGTGTGTTTGAAAAAGAAGATGATTCAGAAGCTAAGTAATTAGCGCTAAACTATATTAGTAAAAACCTAGACATTTTGTCTGGGTTTTTTTGTGCCTCAAAAATCCAAAAAATCACTTGTTTCGTATGTAAATCATAACCTTAAAAGAACAAGTATGAAAAAGTCAATTTTATCGATTACAATTGCTGCTTCAATGACAGCATTTGGAGTATCAAGTTGTGGAGGAAGCGAAGAAAAAATGAACGAAGAAACCAAAACGGAAGAATCTGCTGAAATGCCTGCCGAAGAGCCTGCTGAAGAAGAATCTTTTGTCTTAGTTGGTGGAGCGAAAATGGTTCCTTCGAAAGACATCGTTGACAATGCTGCTGGTTCTGCAGATCACACGACGCTAGTTGCGGCAGTAAAAGCTGCTGGGTTAGTTGAAACATTAAAAGGAGAAGGTCCGTTTACAGTGTTTGCACCAACAAATGAAGCATTCAACAAATTGCCAAAAGGGACAGTTGAAAGCTTATTAAAAGCTGAAAACAAAGGGAAATTAACTTCGGTATTAACGTACCATGTTGTTGCTGGATCTTTAAAAGCAGGTGACTTGAAAGCAGGTCAAACATTGAAAACCGTTCAAGGTGAAAACTTAATGGTAACAGAAAAGGATGGGAAATGGTATGTGAATGGTGCTCAAATCACGATTGCAGATGTTGTTTCATCAAATGGTGTCACGCATGTAATTGATGCGGTTGTACTACCTAAAAAAATGTAATTGAAATCCTAGAATATAACTTTTGCGTGAAAACCGATTTGTCTTTGGCAGATCGGTTTTTTTGTTTATAAGTGAAGCACAATCACTAAAAATGATGAATTTCTGTAAGTTTAGTTAGAAAATCAGGTGTTTCCTAGAGTATTTTAAAATACTAATTTCTCCCTAGTTACTCAGTTTTCAAAAGCGTAGCTTTTTCTTATCTTTAGCAAACTTACTACTCGTTAAATACTATGAAAGGAATTCTTTTGTTCGTTGCATCACTCACATTGTCTAGTGGTTTTGCACAATCCTTGCTTCATTGTGGAAGTGATGAAATGGAAAGCAAATTGTTTCAGGAACATCCTGAATACCAACAAGCTTTTTTACGGTCCAAGAAAAAATTGGAATCGTTTACCAAACAATTTCAGGAAAATCCCACAAAATCTGGAGCCACTTACATTATTCCAGTGGTATTTCATATCATTCACAACAATGGGACTGAAAACATCGATGATTCACAAATTTTTGATGCCGTCAAGCAAGTAAATTTGCAATACCGAAAATTGAATCCAGATACAAATCAAATCGTTGCTGCTTTTCAATCGATTGCTGCTGATGCTCAAATCGAAATTCGCTTGGCACAAATTGACCCTGATGGAAATTGCACTTCCGGAATTACCCGAACAGTTTCTTCTTTGACTTATCCTGGCGATCATC from Fluviicola taffensis DSM 16823 carries:
- a CDS encoding fasciclin domain-containing protein codes for the protein MKKSILSITIAASMTAFGVSSCGGSEEKMNEETKTEESAEMPAEEPAEEESFVLVGGAKMVPSKDIVDNAAGSADHTTLVAAVKAAGLVETLKGEGPFTVFAPTNEAFNKLPKGTVESLLKAENKGKLTSVLTYHVVAGSLKAGDLKAGQTLKTVQGENLMVTEKDGKWYVNGAQITIADVVSSNGVTHVIDAVVLPKKM